One window of the Salvelinus sp. IW2-2015 linkage group LG10, ASM291031v2, whole genome shotgun sequence genome contains the following:
- the LOC111969397 gene encoding protogenin A-like: MESFKRKLYQRFLFFAFFLPISGVLCFSELFFIKEPHDVTVMRKDAVILDCQAHGESPIAIRWLKNGVKVAENDRVYILSNGSLSIXEVESRRGDKSDEGFYQCLAQNKYGAILSQKVCLTIASISPFTNQPTSIVVTEGSVARFTCKVTASPPPIITWEFNRVMLPLATKRITILPSGVLQIXGVEKGDAGNYRCVATNIANRRRSTEATLTVTPAPSPKLPQRPRIIAGPQNATVSLHQSAILECMATGNPQPLISWSRADSKSIDVFNTKVLGNGNLIISDIKPQHGGVYMCRATTPGTRNYTIATANITVLAPPSLVEWPESLTRPRAGTARFVCQAEGVPLPHITWLKNGEKVHSNGRIKMYNSKLVINQIIPEDDAIYQCQVENEQGSVLSMARLIVVMSEDRPSAPRNIRADTVSSSAILLAWERPLYNSDKVIAYSVHYMKAEGLNNEEYQVVIGNDTTRYIIDDLESVRNYTFYIVAYMPMGASRMSDHVFQHTLEDVPLRAPELSLTSRSPTDIQVSWQPLAAKLSRGXVSAYRLSYRTSADQAVTQLELPGEMTQYLLEGLQPDTIYLLRIAAATSVGWGEQSAWTSHRTPXASSAKVPLAPELQLEPLNCTTIIVRWQLAPGNSVSVQGYRLFYHEESQAESSPIQLRVQDNRHTIGGLGE, encoded by the exons ATGGAGTCTTTTAAAAGGAAATTATATCAGCGCTTCCTGTTTTTTGCGTTTTTTCTTCCAATCTCAG GTGTTTTGTGTTTTAGTGAGTTATTTTTTATCAAAGAGCCCCACGATGTTACTGTCATGCGGAAGGATGCCGTTATATTGGACTGTCAGGCGCACGGAGAGTCGCCTATTGCCATCAGGTGGCTTAAAAATGGAGTAAAAGTTGCAGAGAATGACCGCGTCTACATTCTCTCCAACGGCTCMCTTTCTATTYCGGAggtggagagcaggagaggagacaaaTCAGATGAAGGGTTTTACCAGTGCCTCGCTCAGAACAAGTATGGAGCCATCCTGAGCCAGAAAGTCTGTCTTACAATTGCAA GTATCTCCCCCTTTACAAATCAGCCAACATCCATTGTGGTGACAGAAGGATCAGTCGCCCGTTTCACCTGCAAAGTCACTGCAAGCCCTCCWCCCATCATCACCTGGGAGTTCAATCGGGTCATGTTACCCCTGGCAACTAAAAG AATCACCATTTTGCCCAGCGGCGTTTTGCAGATYYAYGGggtggaaaaaggggatgctGGGAACTATCGYTGTGTGGCGACCAACATCGCCAACCGTCGCCGGAGTACAGAAGCAACCCTCACTGTCACTCCAG CTCCAAGCCCCAAACTGCCTCAGAGGCCTCGTATCATCGCCGGGCCCCAGAATGCCACTGTGTCCCTGCACCAAAGTGCCATCCTGGAATGCATGGCTACAGGGAACCCCCAACCCCTCATATCCTGGAGCCGAGCCGACAGCAAGTCCATCGATGTTTTCAACACCAAGGTGCTGGGCAATGGCAACCTCATCATCTCTGACATCAAACCCCAACACGGAGGAGTGTACATGTGCAGAGCCACTACCCCTGGCACACGCAACTATACCATCGCCACAGCCAACATCACTGTGCTAG CGCCTCCGTCCTTGGTGGAGTGGCCGGAGAGCCTGACCCGTCCGCGTGCGGGCACGGCCCGCTTTGTGTGCCAGGCTGAGGGTGTTCCCCTGCCCCACATCACTTGGCTGAAGAACGGAGAGAAGGTCCACTCCAACGGACGCATCAAGATGTACAACAG TAAACTGGTGATCAACCAGATCATCCCTGAGGATGATGCCATCTACCAGTGCCAGGTAGAGAATGAGCAGGGCTCTGTGCTGTCCATGGCCCGGCTCATAGTGGTGATGTCAGAGGACCGGCCCAGCGCGCCCAGGAACATCCGGGCTGACACTGTATCCAGCTCCGCCATCTTGCTGGCCTGGGAGAGACCACTGTACAACTCAGACAAAGTGATCGCCTACTCTGTGCACTACATGAAGGCTGAAG GCTTGAACAACGAGGAATATCAGGTTGTCATTGGCAACGACACAACCCGGTACATTAttgatgacctggagtcagtgcgGAACTACACCTTCTACATCGTGGCCTACATGCCCATGGGAGCCAGCCGCATGTCAGACCATGTGTTCCAGCACACCCTGGAGGATG TGCCCCTGCGTGCTCCAGAGCTCAGCCTCACCAGCCGCAGCCCCACAGACATCCAGGTGTCCTGGCAGCCCCTTGCAGCCAAGCTAAGCCGCGGCCRGGTGTCGGCCTACCGCTTGTCCTATCGTACCAGCGCTGACCAGGCCGTCACCCAGCTGGAGCTTCCTGGGGAGATGACCCAGTATCTCCTGGAGGGCCTGCAGCCCGACACCATCTACCTCCTCCGCATCGCTGCAGCCACTAGCGTGGGCTGGGGGGAACAGTCAGCCTGGACCTCCCACCGCACCCCTAAKGCGTCCAGCGCCAAAG TGCCTCTGGCCCCTGAGCTACAGTTGGAGCCTCTGAACTGCACCACCATCATAGTGCGCTGGCAGCTGGCACCAGGAAACTCTGTCAGCGTCCAGGGCTACAGGCTGTTCTACCACGAGGAGAGCCAGGCTGAGAGTTCCCCCATCCAGCTGCGTGTCCAGGACAACAGGCACACCATTGGAGGCCTGGGTGAGTAG